DNA sequence from the Cupriavidus oxalaticus genome:
TTGCGGCCCAGCAGGGTCACCACTTCGCCGCGGTTCACGGTGAGGTCGACGCCGTGCAGGATGTGCGATTCGCCGTACCAGGCCTGCAGGCCCTTGATTGCGAGGGCGGGCGTGTTGTTCGTGCTCATCGTACTCATTTGCTCATCCCCCGCTTCAGTGCGCGCCCTGCAGCTCGGCATCGGCCGTGCCCATGTAGGCTTCCATCACGCGCGGGTCCTTCGACACCTCGGCGTAAGGGCCCTCGGCCAGGATCGCGCCACGCTGCAGCACGGTGATCTTGTCGGCGATCGACGAGACCACGCTCATGTTGTGCTCGACCATCAAAATGGTGCGGCCGGCGGAGACCTTCTTGATCAGCTGCGTGACGCGGTCCACGTCCTCGTGGCCCATGCCCTGCGTGGGCTCGTCGAGCAGCATCAGCTCGGGCTCCATCGCCAGCGTGGTGGCGATCTCCAGCGCGCGCTTGCGCCCGTATGGCAGGTTCACCGTCAGCGTCCGCGCGAACTCGGTCAGCCCCACCTGCTCGAGCAGCTCGATGGCGCGGTCGTTGAGCACATCGAGCGAGCGCTCGCTGCGCCAGAACTGGTACGCCGTGCCGAGTTGCCGCTGCAGCCCGATGCGCACGTTCTCCATCACCGTCAGGTGCGGGAACACGGCCGAGATCTGGAACGAACGGATCACGCCGCGGCGCGCGATCTGCGCGGGCTTTTCGCGGGTGATGTCGATGCCGTTGAATACGATGGTGCCGGTGGTCGGCTCCAGGAACTTGGTGAGCAGGTTGAAGCAAGTGGTCTTGCCTGCGCCGTTGGGGCCGATCAATGCATGGATCGAGCCGCGGCGCACCTGTAGGTTGACGTCGCTCACCGCGGTGAACCCCTTGAACTCCTTGGTGAGGTTCCGCGTTTCCAGGATGGTTTCCTGCTGGTTCATGTCTCCTGCCCGCCCTTCGTTGTACGCCGGGTGATGCCCGGCACTGACTGATGGTCCGAACCGGCCTGTAGGCCCTGTGCCGCGTCCGTCAGGCACGTCCGTGGTCGCGGCGTGCTGCGGTGTCTTTGTCATGGCTGTGCGGGGCGGCTCCCGCCGGAGAACAGGGGCACGCACAATGTGCTGCCCGCGCATCCTCCGAGGCGTCTATTGTGTGCGCCTGTTGCATCGCAAAACATCGGGGTTTGCACTATGAAACATGAACCAAGTGTCAGTTTTTTTGCAGGCGCACATGATCAGCAAACGCCACCTGGCGCCTGCGCGCTTCTGCCCGCGATTCCCCATGCTGCGCAGCCTGCCGCCTTCAGGCGCTTTCCGCCGCGGCGAGTGGCGCCG
Encoded proteins:
- a CDS encoding ABC transporter ATP-binding protein, translating into MNQQETILETRNLTKEFKGFTAVSDVNLQVRRGSIHALIGPNGAGKTTCFNLLTKFLEPTTGTIVFNGIDITREKPAQIARRGVIRSFQISAVFPHLTVMENVRIGLQRQLGTAYQFWRSERSLDVLNDRAIELLEQVGLTEFARTLTVNLPYGRKRALEIATTLAMEPELMLLDEPTQGMGHEDVDRVTQLIKKVSAGRTILMVEHNMSVVSSIADKITVLQRGAILAEGPYAEVSKDPRVMEAYMGTADAELQGAH